A portion of the Cydia fagiglandana chromosome 7, ilCydFagi1.1, whole genome shotgun sequence genome contains these proteins:
- the LOC134666338 gene encoding protein THEM6-like, protein MLCVITVLIGLAYMFWDVNYFLRIAFTIGVGRLFQKKCGVNDTTTIYGFCTTQDVDIFLRHMNNARYVRELDFARFHFYDRTGIYENITEANGHALQGASSIRYRRTIPIFTAYKVETRLAYWDDKTLFIEQKFITLSDGFVRAIVLSRQNLIDVNAETLFKGIPGAEQKPTCPEEITHWLQSIEISSAKLRKKD, encoded by the exons ATGTTGTGCGTGATAACAGTTCTCATAGGTCTAGCGTATATGTTCTGGGATGTGAACTACTTCCTGCGAATCGCTTTTACCATCGGAGTTGGGAGGCTCTTCCAAAAGAAGTGTGGCGTAAATGATACGACTACAATTTACG GTTTCTGCACAACACAAGACGTGGACATCTTCCTCCGACACATGAACAACGCGCGTTACGTGCGTGAGCTGGACTTCGCACGGTTCCACTTCTACGACCGCACGGGGATTTATGAAAACATAACCGAAGCCAATGGGCACGCGCTGCAGGGCGCCTCCAGCATCCGGTACAGAAGGACCATTCCAATCTTCACGGCGTATAAAGTGGAAACTAGG CTGGCCTACTGGGACGACAAGACCCTCTTCATCGAGCAGAAGTTCATCACCCTGAGTGACGGCTTCGTGCGAGCCATCGTGCTGTCCCGGCAGAACCTCATCGACGTCAACGCCGAAACTCTCTTCAAAGGCATCCCCGGCGCCGAGCAGAAACCGACTTGCCCTGAGGAAATCACGCATTGGCTGCAGTCTATCGAGATCTCAAGTGCAAAGTTAAGGAAGAAGGATTAA
- the LOC134666336 gene encoding protein THEM6-like has product MWCLLCLLFIFFMVVCDANYFIRAYFTVIGSRLFNSKISIKDTATIYGICTLQDCDITFTSIRLARLVRDLDFARYQFYDRTGIYQRSLQLRIKSLQGCTLTVTSEPVPLFQIYRIDTKLVYWDDRSLFFEHKVITTRDSKVRSVLVSRQYAIGENGHSTEALLEGLTGSDPRPTCPNYIQLWLKSMEISSKKLKA; this is encoded by the exons ATGTGGTGCTTATTGTGTttgctttttatatttttcatggTAGTTTGTGACGCTAACTATTTTATTCGGGCGTATTTTACCGTGATCGGCAGCAGGTTGTTTAACAGCAAAATaagtatcaaagatactgctaCTATTTATG gcattTGCACACTACAAGATTGCGACATCACTTTCACTAGTATTCGCCTAGCCAGACTAGTGAGAGACCTGGACTTCGCCCGCTACCAGTTCTATGACCGCACGGGCATATACCAGCGGAGTCTACAGCTGCGTATCAAATCCTTACAGGGATGCACACTCACCGTTACTTCGGAACCTGTGCCATTGTTTCAAATATACAGAATAGATACGAAG CTCGTATATTGGGACGACCGTTCCCTCTTCTTCGAACACAAAGTGATCACCACAAGGGACAGCAAAGTTCGGTCGGTTCTCGTCTCCCGGCAGTACGCTATCGGGGAGAACGGACATTCCACCGAGGCTCTTCTCGAGGGTCTGACGGGATCCGACCCGAGACCGACGTGTCCTAACTACATTCAGCTCTGGCTGAAAAGTATGGAGATATCTAGTAAAAAGTTGAAAGCTTGA